Below is a window of Aeromonas veronii DNA.
CATATCGATACCGAGTGGCGCTCCGACTGGAAGTGGGATCGGGTGCTGCCCCATATCAGCCCGCTCGACGGGCGTTACGTGCTGGATGTGGGCTGTGGCAGCGGCTACCACCTCTGGCGTATGGTCGGTGAAGGCGCCAAGCTGGCGGTCGGCATCGATCCAAGCCCGCTGTTCCTCTGCCAGTTCGAAGCCATTCGCCACTTCGCGGGCAATGATCAGCGCGCCCACCTGTTGCCGCTCGGGATTCAAGAACTGCCGGAGCTGCGCGCTTTTGACACCGTATTCTCCATGGGGGTGCTCTATCACCGCAAATCCCCCATCGAACACATCGAGCAACTGCGCAATCAATTGAAAGATGATGGCGAGCTGGTGCTGGAGACGCTAGTGATTGACGGCGGGGTCAACGACGTGCTGATGCCCACCGATCGTTACGGCAAGATGCGCAACGTCTGGTTCATTCCCTCCAGCACTGCGCTCAAACTGTGGGTCGAGCGCTGCGGCTTTACCGACGTGCGGATAGTAGACGAGAATATGACCAGCACCGACGAACAGCGTCGTACCGACTGGATGATCAATGAATCCCTGAGTGATTATCTGGACTCAGACAATCCGGCACTCACGGTAGAAGGATACCCGGCGCCGAAACGTGCCGTACTGATTGCCCGCAAGGCCAAAGACTAGCCGATGGCGCTTGTGGAAGTTACACTGACCCCATTCCAGGAAGCACAGTTAAATGAATGACATGAAAAGCAAATTAAAAGGAATGACCCTGCTCTCCCTGCTTAGTCTCGGCGG
It encodes the following:
- the cmoB gene encoding tRNA 5-methoxyuridine(34)/uridine 5-oxyacetic acid(34) synthase CmoB; the protein is MIDFANFYQLIAKNRLSHWLHTLPAQLHAWQHDNQHGDLPRWNRALNKLPVVSPKNIELKSRVEIGGADSLGEGERKKVESLLRHFMPWRKGPFTVHGIHIDTEWRSDWKWDRVLPHISPLDGRYVLDVGCGSGYHLWRMVGEGAKLAVGIDPSPLFLCQFEAIRHFAGNDQRAHLLPLGIQELPELRAFDTVFSMGVLYHRKSPIEHIEQLRNQLKDDGELVLETLVIDGGVNDVLMPTDRYGKMRNVWFIPSSTALKLWVERCGFTDVRIVDENMTSTDEQRRTDWMINESLSDYLDSDNPALTVEGYPAPKRAVLIARKAKD